AGCAGTAGCTATAAGTTTTTTATAGTTTTCATCAATATTTGGATTAGATAATTCATTAGCTATATCAGAATTATTTTTTATTAACTCTCTTATTTCTTGTAATACCTTATATTGCTTTGTGTTTTCATTAAAAAAGTCTGTTATATTTACCTTATTAGTAGTTGCTATTTGCACTATAGCATCATACATAGTACTAGCTGTTTGAGCATCTTCTTTTATATTTTTTCTACCCTCTTTACTAAACCACCTAGTATCTATACTAGCATTAATATTAGAGCTTATATTTGTATTTGCTAGTTCTTTATTTAATTTATTAGTATCCTTGTTTAATCTATCTAATTCATAAGAATTAGCCTTATCTTTTATTATTAAATTTCCATTACCTATAGTAGCTAGTGTTTTAGAGTATGAATAGGATAAATTTTTATTATTTGATATAGATATTGATGAGATTTTTTGATTGTTTTTTTGGTCTTTATTACTAGTATCTTGTGTAGTAAGATTATTTATTTGGTTATTATAATTATTTAGTTGTGTTTTATGTGTATTAACTAGTGATATTTGTTTATTTGATTCTTTATTTAGGTTGTTATAGTTATTGTTTAAATTTTGATTTTCTTTATATTCTTTTTTTTCTTTATTTGTATCATTGTTATTAAATATATAGTTTGCACCTAAGTTTAAACTACTTCCTTTTTCATAGCTGATATTAGATAAATTTTCATAGGTTAGAGTATTTGTGATTAAATTTAAATTAGAATTATCTATAAAATTTCCATCTTTATCATAAAATCCAGCTGCTATTAGTGAGCCTTTTAGGTGGGTGTTATTGTTTGTATTAATATTGACACTATTTCCTGTTATTAATGAAAGAATTGTTTGTTTGTGTAAATAATTATTTTTTGTTTGGTTAAAATTTGCATTTGTGCTACTAGCTTTTATAGTACTAGTATCTACTAAGTGATTTTTATCAAACATACCTTTAGTTGGTATGTTTTTATTTTGGGATTTGGTTAATCCACTAAATCCTACTCCTAAACCAAATCCTATTGATTTAAAATCTCCATCATATCTATCTCTTTGGCTCTCTAAACTTAAATTATTACCTACATTTAAATTTATTTTATTATCTGCTCTAAGGTTAGCCCCTTTTATTATAGTATCATTTGAAGTGTCTATATTTATATCATTTTTAGCTTGTATTTGGCTATTATTATTTATATAGCTTTCATTATTTGTATGAGCTAATTTATAATCTAATCCTAATGCTCCACCGCCTCCACCATAGAATGTAAAACTAGCACTACCATCTATAGTCTTTGTATTTGAGTTATTAGCAAATGTATCTTGGCTTGAAGCTATATTTAAATCTTTTGTTTTTAAATTTATATCATTATTTGCTATTAGATTTGAGCCTTTGATATTTATACTACTATCTTTATCATTATTTGTTTTTATAAAAATATTATTACCAGCACTTAAATTTGAAGCTTTGCTTATTGTTTGTGTAGTTTGTGATTTAGTAACACTTTCGCTTATATTAGCACTTATACCAGCACTAAATCCAAAAGTTTGCGAACTAGCACTTGCACTTGCTACTTGAGTAGCTAGAGCTGATGTTTTTGATGCTAAATTAGTAGTAGCTAAGGCAATATTAGTTATATAATATTTTTCTTCATCTTTTATCTCATCTAAAATTTCAATAATATTCTCTATATCAGAATAACTAATCCCAATTTCTTTATTTTTATATCTTTGTTTTATATCATTTAAATTTTCTTCTAATTTAGATTTTTGTTTTTTATAATCATCATATTCTTTTTTTATGTTTTCAAGTTGTTTAGTAGCATCTTTTATTGCAATTACAGCTGGAGCTATTTGTGCATATTCGTTTTGAATGGTAAGTGAAAGTATTGCCTTTGCTTGTTTTAAGGCTGTATTTGTATCTATAGTATCAGTAGAGTTTAATATATATACATTACCATTTTTAGATATTAAATTTATATCATCAGTAACACCTATATCTAAACCTTGAATTAAAATATTATCATTTGCTACTATATCTATATTACTTGCTTTTAAGCTTGAGTTTATAGCACTATTTTTACTAATTTTATTTGTTGCTTTTTCATAACTAGCTTCTGCAATTTTTAGTTTTATAGATGTATCTTTTTTTAACTCACTTAAAGATTTAGGTTTTAAACCTTTTAAAATATCACTAAATTTAGCTAATTTTATTTGAGTATTTTTAAAAATGCTATATTCATCATGAGTATTAATAGCATTTATAATCTTAATTTCATCGCTTGAATTAATTTTAATTTTATCACTTGCATTTAGATTAGCTGTTATGGTAGCAAAGCTAGTATTTATATTTATATTTTTTGCTATTATATCCGATGGTTTTATTATGCCATCACCACTTCCTTTTTCACTATAAATATTTGTATAAATAGCTTGGTTTCCAATATTAAATAAGCGTAAAACACCTAATAAATTAAAGCTTGATTTTTGATGGATTTCTTGTTTTTGATGGTTTTCATATGAGGCTAAGATATTTAAATTTTTTGTATTTAGATCTAAATTATTATTTACGTATATATTTGATGAGATTATATCTAAATTATTTTTTGCGTTTAAATTAATATCATTTGCAATTAAATTTGAACCTTGTAAATTTAATTTAGCATCCATAACATAATCTAAACTCTTTTTTAATCCTCCAAAGCTTGATTTAGCAACATAAGATGAGTTTAATGTATTATAAGAAGCTGGATTAATAAAGATATTATTACTATCTATTTTTATCTTATCATTAGCTAATAAATTAGTGCCAGATATTAAAGTATCATTTGTATTAATATTTATATTACTTGCACTTAAATTTGATTGAAGTATGTTTTCAGATAAATAATCATATAATTTTGTTTTTTTACTTAAAAATCCTTTACTTTTAATTTCTGTATGAGTATTTATGCTATCTTTTTTAAAGCCTATTAAAAGATTATTATTTGCATTAATATTAATATCTTCTTTAGCATTTAGCTTTGCTGAGAATAAACTTATATCATTTGCATTTATATTAATATTATTAGCTTTTAAATTTGATTGTTTATGAGTGATTATCGTTCCGCTAAAGCTAGTATCAGTTCCTTTTGTGTTAAAAATATTTTTATACTCTATAGTGTCTATATTAATATTTTTATTTGCATTTAATAATATATTATCTTTAGCATTTAAATTTGAGCCATTTATATTAATATTATTTGCATTTAAACCTAAATCATTTGATAAGATTAAACCATCTTTTATAAAGATATTTTCTTTAGTATTAATACTAATAGCATTAGCATATAAATTTGCTTTATAGCTTTCATAATTCTTAGCATTTATATTTATATTATTTGCTTTTATTAAGCCATTATTATAAATATTTCCATCAGTATCAATTATTACATTATTTTTAGCAAGTATTAAAGAGCCAGTATTTATAGTTTTTTTTGTTTTTAAATGGTTAAATGATTTTAGAACAAGGGAATTTGCACTATTAAAGATTTCATTAAATCTACCTAAAATATAAGGCATATTTGCACCACTCATACTATATAAATAACCAGTATTAATTGGGATAAATTTAATATAAGGGATTATTGGGGTAGTAAATATTGGGGCATTAATATTACTTGTTTTATGAGTACTAATTTCATTTTTTGCTATATCTTTAGCATTTATTAAATTTATAGATTTAGCTATAAAATTATTATTAGAAGCAAATATAGAAGGAAGTCCATCTTCATAATATGAATTAGTATATGTACCGCCATAGATATTTTCAGTCTCATACCCAAGGAAACCTATCCCGAAATATTTTGGTACATCCCACTCATAATAAAAATGTGAGTTTGATTCTCTTAATAAATCTACACCAATATTTTTTATAGTAGCTTCATTATCTTTAGCTAAATTATTATTATTTAAATAGCTTTGATTGTTTAACACTAAATCATTATTAGCAAATACATAGCTTTTATTATTTGTCATATTGCTTGTATATATATTTATATCATTTAAAGCTAGGATTTGTGCTGGGATAAAATTATTTAAACTTTCTTTGCTTATGTATTCTTTTGTTAAGGTATATGATATATTTCTTGCTTGTTCTTTATCTTTTATATAACCAGTATTTAGTAAAACTTTATTATTTAATTCATCTAATCTTAGATTATAATAAAGCAAACTCCAATGTGCTCTATCTTTTTTATGTAAATCTAATATATAAAGAGTATTATCAAGACTTAAAGCTCTTTTATAAATTTCATTATATAAATCATCTTCGCTATATATAATATTATTTAATTTCCACTCATTTATGATTTCATCTTTTAACTCTTTTAAATTTATACTTAGATTAAAACTTTTAATTCCACAACATCCAAGATTAATTGTATTTACATTTGTATTTGATTTTATATCTATATTACTTGTTGTATAATTATTTATATTTTTAGAATCAATTATTACATCATTTGCTATGATATTTGAAGAGGCATTATTTAAGGTTTGTGATTTAATATTAATTGTGTTATCAGCTATTATATTAGAACTATTAAAATTAATTAAACTATCTTTAGCCTCTAAGTTAATATTACCTAAACTTATTATATTTGCTTTATTTAAAATACTATTAGCAACTAGATTTGCACTATTATTTACTTGAATTAAATTTGAATTTATTATTTTATCATTAGTGGTTATTTTAAGATTATTTGCAATTATACTACCATCATTATCAAGCTTATTACTTAAAATATCTATATTTAAAATTTCATTGCTAGAAGTTTTCTCATTTACTAAACTAGGTGAATTTAAATTAAAATTATCTTTTGCATAGATGATATTTTTATTTATAATATCACCATTAGCATTTATTTTAATTTCGCTACCAGCTATAATTCCAGCATTATTTACCCCTACTCCATTATTTGTAGCTATTATTTTTATCTTATTAGCATACATTCCACCAAGTGCGGTACTATTAATTGCTACTTCTTTATTATTTTTACCATCTGCTTTTAGATTTAACTCATTTGAATGGATATTTCCAGCTATTTTTATAGCATTTGCTATTATGCTTGTATAATCGCTTGAACTATCATTTAAACCATCTTTTTCTATTGTAATGTAAGAGTTGTTGTCATCTTTTTTTATTGTGATATAAGAATTATTATTAAGATAGCTTATATCTTGATTTTTAGCTATTTGATTTGCATTATTTATATTTACACTAGATGTAGTAAAGGTTGAGCTTTTAGCATTTATGATATTTAAGCCATTAATATTTATACCACTTGGATTAGCTATCATAAGATCAGCTTTACTTCCAGCTATTTCTAAATTACCTTGCAAGTTTGATGGGTTATTAGAATTTATTTTATTTACAATTAATTTAGCACCACCACTTGCTAAATTAGGATTAGCATTTATAAAGCCACCTATATTAGTTTTAGCACCATTATGAGAATTATTTAATATAGTTCCACTCTTAGGAGTATCAAATTTTTTATACTCATTCATTGATATGCCATTATTAGGAGTGGTTATATTTACTATTAAAACATCATTAGGTGTTTTTAGGATTTGGGGTTTATGAGATTTAGGTGCACTGTTATCTATAATAATATCATTAGCAAAGATTGAATTAGGAATGAGTAAAGATAAGATAATGATTAGTGAGATGATTTGTTTTACAGGGCTATTTGGTTTCATTGCTAAAGCCTTTGCATTATTACCTTTTTTATTCATTTTTT
This sequence is a window from Campylobacter sp. MG1. Protein-coding genes within it:
- a CDS encoding hemagglutinin repeat-containing protein, whose amino-acid sequence is MKPNSPVKQIISLIIILSLLIPNSIFANDIIIDNSAPKSHKPQILKTPNDVLIVNITTPNNGISMNEYKKFDTPKSGTILNNSHNGAKTNIGGFINANPNLASGGAKLIVNKINSNNPSNLQGNLEIAGSKADLMIANPSGININGLNIINAKSSTFTTSSVNINNANQIAKNQDISYLNNNSYITIKKDDNNSYITIEKDGLNDSSSDYTSIIANAIKIAGNIHSNELNLKADGKNNKEVAINSTALGGMYANKIKIIATNNGVGVNNAGIIAGSEIKINANGDIINKNIIYAKDNFNLNSPSLVNEKTSSNEILNIDILSNKLDNDGSIIANNLKITTNDKIINSNLIQVNNSANLVANSILNKANIISLGNINLEAKDSLINFNSSNIIADNTINIKSQTLNNASSNIIANDVIIDSKNINNYTTSNIDIKSNTNVNTINLGCCGIKSFNLSINLKELKDEIINEWKLNNIIYSEDDLYNEIYKRALSLDNTLYILDLHKKDRAHWSLLYYNLRLDELNNKVLLNTGYIKDKEQARNISYTLTKEYISKESLNNFIPAQILALNDINIYTSNMTNNKSYVFANNDLVLNNQSYLNNNNLAKDNEATIKNIGVDLLRESNSHFYYEWDVPKYFGIGFLGYETENIYGGTYTNSYYEDGLPSIFASNNNFIAKSINLINAKDIAKNEISTHKTSNINAPIFTTPIIPYIKFIPINTGYLYSMSGANMPYILGRFNEIFNSANSLVLKSFNHLKTKKTINTGSLILAKNNVIIDTDGNIYNNGLIKANNININAKNYESYKANLYANAISINTKENIFIKDGLILSNDLGLNANNININGSNLNAKDNILLNANKNINIDTIEYKNIFNTKGTDTSFSGTIITHKQSNLKANNININANDISLFSAKLNAKEDININANNNLLIGFKKDSINTHTEIKSKGFLSKKTKLYDYLSENILQSNLSASNININTNDTLISGTNLLANDKIKIDSNNIFINPASYNTLNSSYVAKSSFGGLKKSLDYVMDAKLNLQGSNLIANDINLNAKNNLDIISSNIYVNNNLDLNTKNLNILASYENHQKQEIHQKSSFNLLGVLRLFNIGNQAIYTNIYSEKGSGDGIIKPSDIIAKNININTSFATITANLNASDKIKINSSDEIKIINAINTHDEYSIFKNTQIKLAKFSDILKGLKPKSLSELKKDTSIKLKIAEASYEKATNKISKNSAINSSLKASNIDIVANDNILIQGLDIGVTDDINLISKNGNVYILNSTDTIDTNTALKQAKAILSLTIQNEYAQIAPAVIAIKDATKQLENIKKEYDDYKKQKSKLEENLNDIKQRYKNKEIGISYSDIENIIEILDEIKDEEKYYITNIALATTNLASKTSALATQVASASASSQTFGFSAGISANISESVTKSQTTQTISKASNLSAGNNIFIKTNNDKDSSINIKGSNLIANNDINLKTKDLNIASSQDTFANNSNTKTIDGSASFTFYGGGGGALGLDYKLAHTNNESYINNNSQIQAKNDINIDTSNDTIIKGANLRADNKINLNVGNNLSLESQRDRYDGDFKSIGFGLGVGFSGLTKSQNKNIPTKGMFDKNHLVDTSTIKASSTNANFNQTKNNYLHKQTILSLITGNSVNINTNNNTHLKGSLIAAGFYDKDGNFIDNSNLNLITNTLTYENLSNISYEKGSSLNLGANYIFNNNDTNKEKKEYKENQNLNNNYNNLNKESNKQISLVNTHKTQLNNYNNQINNLTTQDTSNKDQKNNQKISSISISNNKNLSYSYSKTLATIGNGNLIIKDKANSYELDRLNKDTNKLNKELANTNISSNINASIDTRWFSKEGRKNIKEDAQTASTMYDAIVQIATTNKVNITDFFNENTKQYKVLQEIRELIKNNSDIANELSNPNIDENYKKLIATAIVNSVMLTLGYTPSELQTIYTNELGKDNKQIQGYYSYENSKIYLNQNNINNAKILITTTGHEIQRAIDAQKGINKDIANTADYTKYASNFGDFLSKYTGYALGSVNKEYSKNFTNELDFTTYSNYYNKANAEFLNLNKDLGVNRQL